A single region of the Nicotiana sylvestris chromosome 6, ASM39365v2, whole genome shotgun sequence genome encodes:
- the LOC104210363 gene encoding phosphatidylinositol/phosphatidylcholine transfer protein SFH12-like isoform X1 yields MEDSFYNPTPGSESKSAVTAAVTTKNESRWHSTASGSKSFANIRQIDLIKYGKQRRGSDNQLVFFLVKVAALETVRRISQSKCPFVWSGLQALQVVCYPPLKWMQRWSPFRVLVNGMQMLSRPLLVLSIATAFSDHSEFDNATSDITQVSPDTNVVHSDSESQLEFSSEQSIPSERVGNEVSPSSSSTSSASWLYLLCKDLEKQGIRLPERIGEEELHRFFTAADGDFTRLLSSVKKTIRWRETYRILSRQELEVWSNMVFWHGFDMQHRPCLIVRLGLACISLPSRDRPCFAQAVVSQVEHGVLHLVDPQNSQITVLVDCEGLSPLRLPMQMLRSCSTLLQDHFPNRLGCLFIIRLPPIVRVVAQTFVQVFKPVTRQKLKFEGEMYQKVLSECLQTLPSYLGGQCTCSGCGSFSVSEMRKARIYEHQGMVTTESISDTLDLTSPNSGERTEIPSNYTCDQVLRKAVLGVLLFWVFVALIAGVYDPESRPILPP; encoded by the exons ATGGAAGACTCCTTCTATAATCCCACTCCTGGGAGTGAGTCAAAGTCTGCGGTGACAGCTGCTGTCACTACTAAAAATGAATCTAGATGGCACTCCACTGCTTCTGGCTCAAAGTCTTTTGCAAATATAAGACAGATAGATCTGATAAAATATGGGAAGCAGAGAAGGGGGAGTGACAATCAGTTAGTTTTCTTTCTGGTTAAAGTTGCTGCTTTGGAGACTGTGCGGAGGATCTCGCAGTCCAAATGTCCATTCGTATGGTCTGGCCTGCAAGCTCTGCAAGTTGTGTGCTACCCCCCACTTAAGTGGATGCAAAGGTGGAGTCCTTTTAGGGTTCTGGTTAACGGCATGCAG ATGCTATCGCGGCCACTGCTAGTGCTCTCTATCGCTACAGCTTTTTCTGATCATTCAGAATTCGATAATGCTACCTCAGATATCACTCAAGTTTCCCCAGACACCAATGTTGTGCATTCTGATTCAGAATCTCAGCTAGAATTCTCGTCTGAGCAATCTATCCCAAGTGAAAG GGTTGGCAATGAAGTTTCTCCAAGTTCGTCTTCCACAAGTTCTGCAAGCTGGTTGTATCTGCTTTGCAAAGATCTGGAAAAGCAAGGAATTCGTTTGCCAGAGAG AATTGGTGAAGAGGAACTCCACCGATTTTTTACGGCTGCAGATGGAGATTTTACTCGCTTACTTTCTTCAGTGAAGAAGACAATTCGCTGGAGGGAGACTTACAGAATTCTTTCCAGACAAGAACTAGAAGTGTGGTCAAATATGGTCTTTTGGCATGGATTTGATATGCAGCATCGGCCGTGCCTCATTGTCCGTCTTGGCTTAGCATGCATCAGCTTGCCATCTCGTGACAGACCTTGTTTCGCTCAAGCAGTAG TATCTCAGGTGGAGCATGGGGTTCTTCATTTggtggaccctcaaaattctcAAATTACTGTTTTGGTAGACTGTGAAGGACTATCTCCATTGAGACTTCCCATGCAAATGCTTAGATCCTGTTCTACTCTTTTGCAAGATCACTTCCCCAACCGTTTAGGCTGCTTATTCATTATACGCCTTCCACCTATTGTTCGAGTTGTGGCACAAACCTTTGTGCAA GTTTTCAAACCAGTCACTCGgcaaaaactgaaatttgaaggAGAAATGTACCAAAAGGTTCTTTCCGAGTGTTTGCAAACACTCCCGTCTTATCTTGGTGGGCAGTGCACATGCTCAGGATGTGGTAGCTTTAGCGTTAGCGAGATGCGTAAGGCTCGAATTTATGAACATCAAGGAATGGTGACAACAGAATCTATTAGCGATACTCTGGATTTGACATCACCTAATTCAGGTGAACGGACTGAAATTCCGTCGAATTATACCTGTGACCAGGTCTTAAGAAAGGCTGTGCTAGGTGTCCTTTTATTCTGGGTTTTTGTTGCTTTAATTGCTGGAGTATATGATCCAGAAAGTCGTCCCATTTTACCTCCTTGA
- the LOC104210363 gene encoding sec14 cytosolic factor-like isoform X2 produces MLSRPLLVLSIATAFSDHSEFDNATSDITQVSPDTNVVHSDSESQLEFSSEQSIPSERVGNEVSPSSSSTSSASWLYLLCKDLEKQGIRLPERIGEEELHRFFTAADGDFTRLLSSVKKTIRWRETYRILSRQELEVWSNMVFWHGFDMQHRPCLIVRLGLACISLPSRDRPCFAQAVVSQVEHGVLHLVDPQNSQITVLVDCEGLSPLRLPMQMLRSCSTLLQDHFPNRLGCLFIIRLPPIVRVVAQTFVQVFKPVTRQKLKFEGEMYQKVLSECLQTLPSYLGGQCTCSGCGSFSVSEMRKARIYEHQGMVTTESISDTLDLTSPNSGERTEIPSNYTCDQVLRKAVLGVLLFWVFVALIAGVYDPESRPILPP; encoded by the exons ATGCTATCGCGGCCACTGCTAGTGCTCTCTATCGCTACAGCTTTTTCTGATCATTCAGAATTCGATAATGCTACCTCAGATATCACTCAAGTTTCCCCAGACACCAATGTTGTGCATTCTGATTCAGAATCTCAGCTAGAATTCTCGTCTGAGCAATCTATCCCAAGTGAAAG GGTTGGCAATGAAGTTTCTCCAAGTTCGTCTTCCACAAGTTCTGCAAGCTGGTTGTATCTGCTTTGCAAAGATCTGGAAAAGCAAGGAATTCGTTTGCCAGAGAG AATTGGTGAAGAGGAACTCCACCGATTTTTTACGGCTGCAGATGGAGATTTTACTCGCTTACTTTCTTCAGTGAAGAAGACAATTCGCTGGAGGGAGACTTACAGAATTCTTTCCAGACAAGAACTAGAAGTGTGGTCAAATATGGTCTTTTGGCATGGATTTGATATGCAGCATCGGCCGTGCCTCATTGTCCGTCTTGGCTTAGCATGCATCAGCTTGCCATCTCGTGACAGACCTTGTTTCGCTCAAGCAGTAG TATCTCAGGTGGAGCATGGGGTTCTTCATTTggtggaccctcaaaattctcAAATTACTGTTTTGGTAGACTGTGAAGGACTATCTCCATTGAGACTTCCCATGCAAATGCTTAGATCCTGTTCTACTCTTTTGCAAGATCACTTCCCCAACCGTTTAGGCTGCTTATTCATTATACGCCTTCCACCTATTGTTCGAGTTGTGGCACAAACCTTTGTGCAA GTTTTCAAACCAGTCACTCGgcaaaaactgaaatttgaaggAGAAATGTACCAAAAGGTTCTTTCCGAGTGTTTGCAAACACTCCCGTCTTATCTTGGTGGGCAGTGCACATGCTCAGGATGTGGTAGCTTTAGCGTTAGCGAGATGCGTAAGGCTCGAATTTATGAACATCAAGGAATGGTGACAACAGAATCTATTAGCGATACTCTGGATTTGACATCACCTAATTCAGGTGAACGGACTGAAATTCCGTCGAATTATACCTGTGACCAGGTCTTAAGAAAGGCTGTGCTAGGTGTCCTTTTATTCTGGGTTTTTGTTGCTTTAATTGCTGGAGTATATGATCCAGAAAGTCGTCCCATTTTACCTCCTTGA